Sequence from the Corallococcus sp. EGB genome:
ACACCAGCCGCTCGTCCTCCATGTCCTTGAAGCCCAGGGTGTCGCACAGCTGCTTCGACGTCCACGCGAGGTTGCGGTGGCTCAAGGCCACGCCCTTGGGCTGGCCGGTGGTGCCAGAGGTGTAGATGAGCGTGGCCAGCGCGTCCGGGTGGAGCGCGTGGACGGCATCCCAGTACGGGGCTTCGTCCGCCTTCGCGCCGGAGGCCAGCATGTCCGTGTAGCGCAGGACACCCGCCGGCAGGGGCATGGGCGCGTCCACGACGATGAGGTGCTTGAGCGCTGGCAGCCGCTTCTGGACCTCCAGGGCGGTGGCCAGGTGCTTCGCGTTCTCCACCAGGAGGAAGCGCGCCTCGCAGTGGCCCAGGATGTAGACGAGCTGATCCACGCTGCTGGTGGTGTAGAGCCCCACCGGCACGCCCCCCATGGCCATGGCCCCCAGGTCCGCGACGTGCCAGGCCTCGCGGTTGAAGCTCAGGATGCCGAGCGGGTCGCCCTCCTGGAACCCCAGCGCGTGCAATCCCAGGGCGAAGCGCTTGACGCGCTGGGCATAGTCGAACCACGAGGTGGGGACATAGGCGCTTCCATGGCGGGACCAGAGTGCCGGGCGGTGTTCCAGCCGCGCGGCCTGGTCGTGGAGCGCATGCAGCATCGTCTTGGGCAGGTCCATCCGCCGGAACGTAATGGAAGCGTCCCGGCCGTTCCACGCCCCCACGTCTCAGGCGTTGACAGCATGTTCACCGGCTTTGTATGCCGCGCCCGACCATGAGCATCGACTTCACCTGTCAGAAGTGCGAGGCCAGCTTCGAGTTGGAAGCCCAGGACCTCATCGAGGGGACGGAGAAGATTGTCTGCCCCCACTGCGACGCGAAGGCGCCCGCCAACCTCACCGAGGACTTCGTCGCCGCGCTCACGGAGATGCGCGCGCAGATCGCCACCCTGAGCAAGAAGTTCGCGGTGACGATGACGCTCGAAGCCGAGGAGCTGGAGGACGAGCTCGACGAGGAGGACGAGGACGAGGAGGAGTCCGACGAGGACGAGGACCTCGACGAGGACGAGGACGACGAGGAGTCCGAGGACGACGAGGACTACGACGACGAAGAGTCCGAGGACGACGACCGCTAGCCGCCTCGCGCCCTTTCTTCCCGCCTGCCCGCCCGCCCTCCTACCGGGTGGGTCAGGGCCCGGGGGCTGCTCGCGACAGCGATGGGGCGGTGCCCTCCCGGTGAAGGGAGAGGTGCGTAGCTTAGGGATGTGAAAACGTCCGACCGCGCCAATTTCTTCGTCGCTCCGTTCACGGCCGTGGTGCTGGCGCTGGGGGGAGCCTTGTTCCTTCCCGCGTTCGGGATCCCCGGCGCCATCGCCGCGGGTGAGCCGGCGGAAGGCAGCAAAGAGAAGCCCTGCATCACCGAGAAGGGCAGCGACCCCAGGGCCTGCACGGAGCTGGTGGAGCTGGAGGTGAAGGACGTGGTCCCCTTGGAGGAGGCGCAGACGCACGCCGTCGTGCTGACCACCAAGGACGGGGAGACGGTGCTCCCCCTCTTCGTGGACGAGGGCGCGGCGGTCTCCATCGCCTTCCGCCTCGCGGAGCGTCCGCCGCCCCAGCCGCTGTCGCAGGACCTGCTGGACGACGTGGTGTCCAAGCTGGGCGGCAAGGTGACAGAGGTGCGCATCGATGACCTGCGCGACAACGTCTACTCCGGCCGCGTCTTCCTCCAGCAGGGCAAGAAGGAGATGGCGCTGGACGCGAGGCCCTCGGACTCCATCGCCATGGCCATGCACAGCCAGGCCCGCATCCGCGTGACGCGCAAGGTGCTGGCCAAGGCGGGCATCACCCGCGAGGAGATCGAGTCCCTCAAGAAGCAGCAGGACCTGGGCGTGGGCGGCAGCGGCGGCCTGGGGGATGGCGAGGACATGGGTCCCCTGCCCCCGCCGCCTCCCATGGGCCCCTCCGGCCAACCGAAGCCGCCGTCCGAGGACATCGGCATGGATCACTCCTCCCGGCGGCACCCGCTGCTGGCGCCCATGGGCAAGGGCCAGGAGATTGATCTCTAGCGGTCCGAAGAGGCCTGCCCCGGAACGATGAAAGCCCGGCCCCCCCTCCCAGGGTAGCCGGGCTTTCGTCGTCTCAAGCGTCTGAGAAGGCCACGAATGACGTGCGCTGGCCTGCGGTAACTTTCCGTCCAGCGCGTGAGGTCAAGAGTTAGTCCGTTGGCCGCAAGGCTGTCAAGCCAGCCACGCCCCGAGGCTAGGATGGGCGGTCTTATGCGCAAAGCGAAGATCATCTGCACGCTCGGTCCGGCATCGGACTCGAAGGAAGTCATCGAGGCGCTGGTGAAGGCGGGCATGAACGTGGCCCGGCTCAACTTCTCCCACGGGACGCACGATGAGCACCGCGAGCGGGTCCAGCGCATCCGCGCGGTGTCGAAGAAGCTGGGCGTGCCGGTGGCCATCCTCCAGGACGTGCAGGGCCCCAAGGTGCGCCTGGGGCGCTTCGAGGGCGGCCAGCTGATGGTGACCACCGGCGACACCGTGACGGTCACGACCCGGGCGGTGCTGGGACAGGGGCGCATCATCCCCACCCCGGTGCGCACGCTGCCCCGGGACGTGGAGAAGGGCCACGAGGTGCTGCTGGACGACGGCCGCGTGCGCCTGCGCGTGCTGAAGGTGAATGGCCAGGACGTCACGTGCCGCGTGGAGGTGGGTGGGCTGCTCAAGGATCACAAGGGGCTCAACCTGCCCGGCACGGCGATGTCGGTGCCCACGCTGACGGAGAAGGACAAGGTGGACCTGGCGTTCGGTCAGGAGCTGGGCGTGGACTACGTGGCGCTGTCCTTCGTGCGAAGCGCGCAGGACGTGCGCCAGGCGCGCGCGCTGGTGGCGAAGCGCAAGACGCCGCTCATCTCCAAGATTGAAAAGCCCCAGGCGGTGGAGAACCTGGAGGCCATCGCCGCGGAGTCGGATGGGGTGATGGTGGCCCGCGGCGATCTGGGCGTGGAGATGCCGCTGGAGCAGCTGCCCGCCATCCAGAAGCGCGCCGTGCGCGAGGTGAACCGCATGGGCGGCATCGTCATCGTCGCCACGGAGATGCTGGAGAGCATGGTGCTCAACGCCCGGCCCACGCGCGCGGAGGTGTCGGACGTGGCCAACGCCATCCTCGACGGCGCGGACGCGGTGATGCTGTCCGGCGAGACGGCCGCGGGCCGCTACCCCGTGGACGCGGTGTCCACCATGGCGCGCATCGTGGAGGAGACGGAGCGCAGCAGCGTCATCACCCTGGCCCACTCGCCCTTCGAGCGCTCCGAGGACCTGGGCACCGGCGTCGCCGCGGCGGCGGTGGCCGCGTCCCGGCAGCTCAACATCGCGACCATCGTCGCGTACACGGAGAGCGGCCACTCCGCGCGCCTCATCTCCGAGTTCCGCCCCGGCGCGCGCATCATCGGCCTGACGCCCAACGCGGACACGGTGAACCGGATGGGGCTGTACTGGGGGGTGACGGGCCGCCAGGTGAAGCGCATTGCGTCCACGGACGCCATGCTCAAGCAGGTGCGCCGGCTCTGCCAGGAGGAGCACCTCTGCAAGGTCGGCGAGCCCTTCATCCTGGTGGCCGGCGTACCGCTCAACGTGCCGGGCAATACCAACCTGATGAGCATCCACCGCGCCTGAAGTCAGCGCGCGGCGGCGGCACGGGAGCGGAAGGCCCTACAGGACCTTCTGCTCGAAGTCGTAGAGCTTCTCCACGGACAGCTGGCGGTAACGCTCCACGTTGAGGGCCCGGCGGGCGCACTCCCACACGAGCTCCTTCGCGGGGCGCTCCGGCTCCTTCTTCTTGCGGCGCTTCACCTCGGCCTTGATGGCCTTGAGCGCCATGGCCGGGTGGTAGCAGAAGGCCGCGGAGAACAGCAGGTGGCCGCCGAAGGGCACCAGCCGCGCCTCCAGCACGTCCCCCACCGCCAGGCCCGCGACGTGGCGGCGCTCCGTCACGTCGAAGTCCTTGCCGGAGAAGAGCTCGCGCAGGCGCACCATGCCCTTGCCCAGCTTGCGGACCTCGAAGAGGCCGTGGACCGTCTCCGTGAAGCTGCGGAAGGCGTTGGCCTCTTCCGGCGCCGAGGACTGCAGGCGCTGCTCGTACAGCTCCGCGGCCGGCGTCTTGCCGGTGAGCGGCGAGACGCGGTCGTAGAGGTAGTAGTCCAGGAACGACGCCATCCGCAGCTCGAAGAACTTGTCGTCCTCGAAGACCTCGCCGGTGAGGCGGAAGTACTCCGCCTTGGCGTCCAGGAGGTCCGGCTTGCGCGCCTCCGAGCTGCCGAAGGCGATGAGCTGGTCCAGGTACGGCTGGTACGACAACGGGGTCAGCGCGGTGTCCATGGCCGTTGCGAGCCTCTTCCTACGAACCCGCCATCAGCGTCGCGAAGCGGCTGAACAGGTAGCGCGCGTCGTGAGGGCCGGGCGAAGCCTCGGGGTGGTACTGCACGCTGAAGGCCCGCGCGTCCGGAACGGCCAGGCCCTCCACCGTGCCGTCGTTGAGGTTGATGTGCGTGACGACGGCCTTGCCCTTGAGGCTGGCGTCGTCCACCGCGAAGCCGTGGTTCTGCGCGGTGATCTCCACCTTGCCCGTGGTGAGGTCCTTCACGGGCTGGTTGCCGCCGCGGTGGCCGAACTTCATCTTGTACGTCCGGCCGCCCAGCGCGAGCGCCATGATCTGATGCCCCAGGCAGATGCCGAACACCGGCACCTTGCCCAGGAGCGCCGCCACCGTGCGGTCCGCGCCCTTCACCGCGGCCGGGTCGCCGGGGCCGTTGGCAAGGAAGACGCCGTGCGGCTTCTTCGCCAGCACCTGCTCCGCCGTGAAGTGGGACGGCACCACCGTCACGCGGCAGCCCACGTCCACCAGGTACTGGAGCATGGAGCGCTTGAGGCCGTAGTCGTACGCGATGACGTCGTACTTCAGCTCCGGCTCCGGGCGCTTGTCACCGGTGCCCAGGAACACGTCCGGCGACGGCGTGGTGAAGACGTAGGGCTCCTTGGTGGACACGCCCGTGGCCAGGTCCAGGCCCTCCATGCCGGCGGCGGTGCGCGCGCGCTCGGACAGGGCGGCGGCGGACACGTTCTCCGTGGAGATGATGCCCGTCTGCGCGCCGTGCGTGCGCAGGTGGCGCACCAGCCGGCGGGTGTCCACGCCCTCGATGCCCACGCGGCCGTGGCGCGCGAGGTACGCGTCCAGCGTCTCCTGCGAGCGCCAGTTGGAGGGCGTCCTCGTCAGCGAGCGCACCACCATGCCCACCGCGTGCGGCAGCCCCGCCTCTTCGTCCTCCGCGTTCGCCCCGATGTTGCCCATCTCCGGGTACGCCATCGTGACGATCTGCCCCACGTACGAGGGGTCCGTGAGGATCTCCTGGTAGCCGTACATGGACGTGTTGAACACCACCTCGCCCACCGTCTCGCCGGTCGCGCCAAAGGCCCGACCCTCGAACGTGGTGCCATCCGCCAGTGCGAGCACCGCCCGCTTCGTCATCACCGCGACTCCTTGAGCTGACCGTCCTCGAACACACACCGGCCGCCCACCCACGTCTGCGTCACGCGACCCTTCAGCGTGCGCCCGTGGAAGGGCGTGTTGCGACTGCGGGAATAGAACCGGTGGGCATCCACCGTCCACTCCTCCGAAGGTGACACCAACGTGATGTCCGCCGGGGCACCAGGCGCCAGGTGACCGCCCGGCAGGCCGAATACCCTCGCCGGCCCGTCCGACAGCAGCTCCACCGCCCGGCGCGGGGTGAGCACGCCCTCGTGCACCAGCGCCAGGGTGAGCCCCAGGGCCGTCTCCAGCCCGACGATGCCGTTGATGCCCTTCTCGAACTCCACCAGCTTGTCGGATACGCCGTGCGGCGCGTGGTCCGTGGCGATGGCGTCCACCGTGCCGTCCACCAGCGCCTCGCGCAGCGCCCTCACGTCCACGTCGCTCCGGAGCGGCGGCGCCATCTTCGCGTGGGTGTCGTAGTCCCCCACCGCCCGGTCATCCAGGGTGAAGTGGTGCGGCGCCACCTCGCAGGTGACGCGCAGGCCGCGCTTCTTGGCCTCGCGGATGAGCCGCACGCTGCCCTCGCACGACACGTGCGCCACGTGCAGGCGACCCTTCGTCTCCTCCAGGAGCACCAGGTCGCGCGCCACCATGGCCACCTCCGCGGAGGACGGAATGCCGCGCAGGCCCAGCCGCGTGGACGTGGCGCCCTCGTGCATCGCGCCGCCGGCGGACAGCGTGAGGTCCTCCTCGTGGACCATCACCGGCACGTCGAACTGGGTGGCGTACTGGAGCACCCGGCGCATCAGCCCCGCGTTCATCACCGGGCGGCCGTCGTCGGTGAGCGCCACGCAGCCGGCGCCAATCAGCTCGCCCGCCTCCGACAGCTCCTCGCCCTTGAGCCCCTTGGTGATGGCGCCCGCCGGGTACACGTGGCACAGGGCCGCGTCCCGCGCGCGCGACAGCACCAGCTCCGTGACGAGCGCGCTGTCGTTCACCACCTTCGTGTTGGGCATGGCGACGACGCCGGTGAAGCCGCCCGCCACCGCCGCGCGGCAGCCGGTGAGGACCGTCTCCTTGCCCTCTTCTCCCGGCTCGCGCAGGTGCACGTGCAGGTCGATGAAGCCCGGCACCAGCCACTGGTCGGTGGCGTCCACCACGCGCGCGTCCTTCGGCGCGGGCAAGGGGCCTTCCGACACCTGGGCCACGCGGCCGTCCATCACGAGCACGTCACGAACGCCGTCCACGCCATTGCGCGGGTCGATGACACGCGCCCGCTGGAAGAGCACCGGGGTCATGATGCGCACGCCTCCAGGATGGCCCGGCGCACCGCGACGCCGTTGGCCACCTGCTCCAGGATGACGCTGCGAGGCCCGTCCGCCACCACCGGCGACAACTCCACGCCTCGGTTGATGGGGCCGGGGTGCAGCACGAGGGCGTCCGGCTTCATCCGCTCCGCGCGGGCGGGCGTGACACCGAACAGCCGCGAGTACTCCCGCTGGGACGGCAGGAAGGCTTCCGACATGCGCTCCGTCTGCAGCCTCAGGCACATCACCGCGTCCGCCTGGGGAAGCACGGCGTCCAGGTGGTGCGAAACCTCTCCGCCCATCTCCTCCAGCCCTGGCGGCAGGAGGGTGGGCGGTCCGCAGAGCACGACGCGCGCCCCCAGCGCCTTGAGGCACAAGAGGTTGGAGCGCGCCACGCGGCTGTGCAGCACGTCGCCGACAATCAGCACCGTGCGCCCGTCCAGCCGGCCCCAGCGCTGGCGCAGGGTGAAGGCGTCCAGCAGGGCCTGGGACGGATGCTCATGGGCGCCATCACCCGCGTTGACCACCGCGCACTTCACGTGACGGGCCACGAGCCCCGGCGCGCCGGAGGAGCGGTGGCGGATGACGATGGCCGCGGGGCCCATGGCCTCGATGTTGCGCGCGGTGTCCAGGAGCGTCTCCCCCTTGGACACGGAGGAGCCCGCGTAGCTCCAGTTGAGGACGTCCGCGCCCAGCCTCCGCGCGGCCACCTCGAAGGAGGAGCGCGTCCGGGTGGAGTCCTCGAAGAAGAGGTTCGCCACGACGCGGCCGCGCAGCACGTGCGAGGCATCCGGTCCGCCGGGCAGGTGCGTCTGGGCACGGTCGAGCAGCGCTTCCAGCTCGTCCCGCCGCCAGCCTGCGATTCCGAGAAGATGTCTCATGGGCCGGGGCCGCCGCGTACCGCGCGCCGCACGTTGCGTCAAGCACGGCGCGTGGCGGTCCCCTGTCAGGCGTCCGTTCTTCAGCGCACCGGTTCGAAGAAGCGGTCCACCCTGAGGCCCGTGCCGCCGAACAGGTTGCCCAGCAGGCCGCCCCAGCCGAGCGACAGCCACACCACCATGGCCTTGCCCTTGATGTGGCCGTAGGGCACGTAGGCGACCTCGGCGCCGCCCGGGCCGCCCAGGTTGTAGCGGCTGTCCGCGCTGTTGTCCCGGTTGTCGCCCATGACGAAGACGCTGTCGGGGGGCACCGTGTAGGGGCCCTCGTGCTCGCGGCCCGGCAGGCGCATGGGGTGCTGGAGCGCCGAGTGCACCACGCCGCCCAGGTCCTCGCGATAGAGCACCTCTTCCTGGTCGAACCAGCGGCCCGTCGTGTCGTCCTGGTTGTGCACCACGTAGTCCGGCGTCACCAGCGTGCGCGGCTGCACCTCGCCGTTGATGCGCACCACCCCGTCGACGATCTCCACCGTGTCGCCAGGGATGCCGATGACGCGCTTGATGAAGTCCTTGGACTCGTCCACCGGGTTGTTGAAGACGATGACGTCCCCGCGCTCGGGCGCGCGCACGATGCGGAACGGCACCTTGTTGATGAACGGGATGCGCACGCCGTAGATGA
This genomic interval carries:
- the pyk gene encoding pyruvate kinase is translated as MRKAKIICTLGPASDSKEVIEALVKAGMNVARLNFSHGTHDEHRERVQRIRAVSKKLGVPVAILQDVQGPKVRLGRFEGGQLMVTTGDTVTVTTRAVLGQGRIIPTPVRTLPRDVEKGHEVLLDDGRVRLRVLKVNGQDVTCRVEVGGLLKDHKGLNLPGTAMSVPTLTEKDKVDLAFGQELGVDYVALSFVRSAQDVRQARALVAKRKTPLISKIEKPQAVENLEAIAAESDGVMVARGDLGVEMPLEQLPAIQKRAVREVNRMGGIVIVATEMLESMVLNARPTRAEVSDVANAILDGADAVMLSGETAAGRYPVDAVSTMARIVEETERSSVITLAHSPFERSEDLGTGVAAAAVAASRQLNIATIVAYTESGHSARLISEFRPGARIIGLTPNADTVNRMGLYWGVTGRQVKRIASTDAMLKQVRRLCQEEHLCKVGEPFILVAGVPLNVPGNTNLMSIHRA
- a CDS encoding dihydroorotase, which gives rise to MTPVLFQRARVIDPRNGVDGVRDVLVMDGRVAQVSEGPLPAPKDARVVDATDQWLVPGFIDLHVHLREPGEEGKETVLTGCRAAVAGGFTGVVAMPNTKVVNDSALVTELVLSRARDAALCHVYPAGAITKGLKGEELSEAGELIGAGCVALTDDGRPVMNAGLMRRVLQYATQFDVPVMVHEEDLTLSAGGAMHEGATSTRLGLRGIPSSAEVAMVARDLVLLEETKGRLHVAHVSCEGSVRLIREAKKRGLRVTCEVAPHHFTLDDRAVGDYDTHAKMAPPLRSDVDVRALREALVDGTVDAIATDHAPHGVSDKLVEFEKGINGIVGLETALGLTLALVHEGVLTPRRAVELLSDGPARVFGLPGGHLAPGAPADITLVSPSEEWTVDAHRFYSRSRNTPFHGRTLKGRVTQTWVGGRCVFEDGQLKESR
- the carA gene encoding glutamine-hydrolyzing carbamoyl-phosphate synthase small subunit, with the protein product MTKRAVLALADGTTFEGRAFGATGETVGEVVFNTSMYGYQEILTDPSYVGQIVTMAYPEMGNIGANAEDEEAGLPHAVGMVVRSLTRTPSNWRSQETLDAYLARHGRVGIEGVDTRRLVRHLRTHGAQTGIISTENVSAAALSERARTAAGMEGLDLATGVSTKEPYVFTTPSPDVFLGTGDKRPEPELKYDVIAYDYGLKRSMLQYLVDVGCRVTVVPSHFTAEQVLAKKPHGVFLANGPGDPAAVKGADRTVAALLGKVPVFGICLGHQIMALALGGRTYKMKFGHRGGNQPVKDLTTGKVEITAQNHGFAVDDASLKGKAVVTHINLNDGTVEGLAVPDARAFSVQYHPEASPGPHDARYLFSRFATLMAGS
- a CDS encoding aspartate carbamoyltransferase catalytic subunit, with the translated sequence MRHLLGIAGWRRDELEALLDRAQTHLPGGPDASHVLRGRVVANLFFEDSTRTRSSFEVAARRLGADVLNWSYAGSSVSKGETLLDTARNIEAMGPAAIVIRHRSSGAPGLVARHVKCAVVNAGDGAHEHPSQALLDAFTLRQRWGRLDGRTVLIVGDVLHSRVARSNLLCLKALGARVVLCGPPTLLPPGLEEMGGEVSHHLDAVLPQADAVMCLRLQTERMSEAFLPSQREYSRLFGVTPARAERMKPDALVLHPGPINRGVELSPVVADGPRSVILEQVANGVAVRRAILEACAS
- a CDS encoding bifunctional nuclease family protein — translated: MKTSDRANFFVAPFTAVVLALGGALFLPAFGIPGAIAAGEPAEGSKEKPCITEKGSDPRACTELVELEVKDVVPLEEAQTHAVVLTTKDGETVLPLFVDEGAAVSIAFRLAERPPPQPLSQDLLDDVVSKLGGKVTEVRIDDLRDNVYSGRVFLQQGKKEMALDARPSDSIAMAMHSQARIRVTRKVLAKAGITREEIESLKKQQDLGVGGSGGLGDGEDMGPLPPPPPMGPSGQPKPPSEDIGMDHSSRRHPLLAPMGKGQEIDL